One window from the genome of Pseudalkalibacillus hwajinpoensis encodes:
- the garR gene encoding 2-hydroxy-3-oxopropionate reductase gives MMSENIGFIGLGIMGKPMVKNLVKSGANVTVFDINDTAVQECVGFGANGALSPKEIAKESSIIFTMLPNSNHVKSVITNESGIIKGAKEGTVVVDMSSISPVVSEELANELNTYGVHMLDAPVSGGEPKAIDGTLAIMVGGEEKVFERVLPILQILGEDITLVGGNGCGATAKLANQIIVNVNIAAMSEALVLASKAGIDIEKMYHAIRGGLAGSAVLDAKVPLILERNFVAGGRIDINMKDLTNVMETAHEIGVPLPLSSQVLEMFSALKVDGKAGDDHGGLVQYYERLANTVVKKDVKEHV, from the coding sequence ATGATGAGTGAAAATATAGGTTTTATTGGGTTAGGAATTATGGGGAAGCCAATGGTGAAAAATTTAGTGAAGTCTGGTGCCAACGTAACTGTCTTTGATATTAATGATACAGCCGTACAAGAATGTGTTGGATTTGGGGCAAACGGTGCGCTATCACCAAAAGAAATTGCTAAAGAGAGCTCAATCATTTTCACGATGCTTCCTAATTCCAACCACGTAAAATCCGTTATTACAAATGAAAGCGGAATCATTAAGGGAGCAAAAGAAGGAACTGTCGTCGTAGATATGAGTTCCATTTCTCCTGTTGTGTCTGAAGAGTTGGCTAATGAATTGAATACCTATGGTGTTCATATGCTCGATGCTCCTGTCAGCGGAGGAGAGCCAAAAGCGATTGATGGTACTTTGGCCATTATGGTTGGTGGAGAAGAGAAAGTATTTGAGAGAGTGCTGCCTATCCTTCAAATACTTGGTGAAGATATTACCTTAGTCGGTGGGAACGGTTGCGGTGCTACAGCTAAATTAGCCAATCAGATTATCGTTAACGTAAATATAGCGGCTATGTCTGAAGCACTCGTACTAGCTTCCAAAGCAGGAATCGATATAGAAAAAATGTATCATGCGATTCGTGGTGGACTTGCTGGTAGTGCTGTACTAGATGCGAAAGTCCCTCTCATCTTAGAAAGAAACTTCGTAGCGGGTGGTCGAATTGACATTAATATGAAGGATTTAACAAACGTGATGGAAACAGCACATGAAATAGGCGTTCCACTCCCACTTTCAAGTCAAGTTCTTGAAATGTTTAGTGCTCTTAAAGTAGATGGAAAAGCTGGTGATGATCACGGTGGACTAGTGCAGTATTATGAGCGTTTGGCAAATACAGTTGTAAAAAAGGATGTGAAGGAGCATGTCTAA
- a CDS encoding cytochrome c oxidase assembly protein has protein sequence MSPHHSITHGDEATHLEIIGILPQLGLALPFAIVFVLYVIAIVRSNRWYKPWPRYRTVCWTIGVVLAIFSVMGPLARLAHMNFTAHMIGHLLFGMLAPLLMAFGAPIKLMLRTLRIPTARKVSKLLKSSPSRLLTNPIVSSILNIGGLWLLYTTSLYFLMHENILLHLIVHFHVFIAGYLFTISVIYIDPRPHRLSFWYRSIVLVFALAGHGILSKYIYAHPPIGVSIEQAKSGAILMYYGGDAIDIVLIFILCLHWFRASRPNGLATS, from the coding sequence ATGAGTCCTCATCATTCAATAACTCATGGGGATGAGGCGACACATTTAGAAATAATAGGAATCTTACCTCAGCTTGGGTTAGCATTGCCCTTTGCGATTGTTTTCGTTTTGTATGTGATAGCTATTGTTCGTTCAAACCGGTGGTACAAACCGTGGCCGAGGTATCGAACGGTATGTTGGACTATTGGTGTGGTGTTGGCTATCTTTTCAGTTATGGGCCCATTGGCTAGGTTGGCTCATATGAACTTCACGGCTCATATGATAGGCCATTTGTTATTTGGGATGTTAGCACCGTTACTTATGGCGTTTGGCGCTCCGATTAAGCTCATGCTTCGAACGTTACGAATTCCCACCGCAAGAAAAGTTTCTAAGCTCCTTAAGAGCTCGCCGTCACGACTTCTTACAAATCCTATTGTTTCGTCTATTCTTAACATAGGTGGGCTCTGGTTATTGTATACGACTAGTCTCTATTTTCTTATGCATGAAAACATACTCCTTCATCTTATTGTACATTTTCATGTATTTATTGCTGGCTACCTTTTTACCATTTCAGTGATTTATATCGACCCCAGACCTCATCGGCTTTCGTTTTGGTATCGTTCGATTGTGCTCGTCTTTGCCTTAGCTGGACATGGGATCCTATCAAAGTATATCTATGCTCATCCACCTATTGGTGTCTCCATAGAGCAGGCAAAAAGCGGTGCAATACTAATGTACTATGGAGGAGATGCAATTGACATTGTTCTGATTTTCATTCTTTGTTTACATTGGTTTAGAGCCAGTCGACCTAATGGTTTAGCTACAAGTTAG
- a CDS encoding LamG-like jellyroll fold domain-containing protein, translating into MLNVELGKSLVAYWGFSEGEGKYVHDGSRRNPIHYVFNDRSDSPIHEPQWRKGINNHALLFDGYSTWVESKEGVPTIEQAFTIEAWLAPRSFGGIEDERLTGIVNQHNRKMNQGFILGVHRHGEWSLQLGVEDEWIEVWADNCPLPKLKWSHLAASFNGKEGRIQLYLNGEKVAEKTIAQNVSMTVSHDALLIGKSNDALTIESVFSLNMFSGLIDDIKIYNRAFNDSEIKTSFTNYLLPYKGEIPHLPYEEIAIDRSIYDHDPFRPKFHLTPPGHWMNEPHAPLYFKGKYHLFYQHNPQGPYWGNIQWGHWVSDDLVYWRDLPIAIETEADDLAPDGIWSGNAAYDEDGLPVLYFTAGHSSKKPNQMTGLARSTFREDQDIDLKKWRKHPVPVTVQPKGLGLHHDGFRDPFVWKEEDLWYQIVGTGIEGVCGAAIIFTSDNLVDWECKGLLYDDKDQEFPFLGEVWELPILLPIGKGKHLFIISPVGKDADVEVFYWIGRWDKQHCRFVPDQKEPQLIDVGDFHFTGPSAMIDPKTDRLLLFTIAQGRRSIKDEYEAGWAHNGGLPVQLRLRDDGRLGVKPIEELIKLRKKKLVSLENQSVEESNDILANVKGNMLEICVEFQNAVAIEYGVKVLKSDRGNVETLLYYNRQEETLNVKKKTNDSNPVQSQGGELLLNGEQLKLHIYVDCSIVECYANELKSITTRAYPEIEALGIEVWANDHIKVKSMEVWEMGPGF; encoded by the coding sequence ATGTTGAATGTTGAGTTGGGAAAATCACTGGTAGCTTATTGGGGATTCTCTGAAGGAGAAGGGAAGTACGTCCATGACGGCTCTCGTAGAAATCCTATTCACTATGTGTTTAATGATCGTTCCGATTCCCCTATTCATGAACCTCAGTGGCGAAAAGGAATCAACAACCACGCACTTTTATTTGATGGCTATTCAACATGGGTTGAAAGTAAAGAAGGGGTCCCTACAATTGAACAAGCGTTTACCATTGAGGCATGGCTAGCCCCACGTTCATTCGGCGGGATTGAGGATGAACGGTTAACAGGTATTGTTAATCAACATAATAGAAAGATGAATCAAGGATTTATCCTTGGTGTTCATCGCCATGGGGAATGGTCATTACAACTTGGTGTAGAAGATGAGTGGATCGAAGTTTGGGCAGATAATTGTCCATTACCAAAGTTGAAGTGGTCTCATCTTGCAGCAAGCTTTAACGGTAAAGAAGGGCGTATTCAATTGTATCTTAATGGTGAAAAAGTCGCTGAGAAAACAATCGCTCAAAACGTTTCTATGACGGTGAGTCATGATGCGCTCTTGATAGGTAAAAGCAATGATGCGCTTACGATTGAAAGCGTGTTTTCATTGAATATGTTCAGTGGTTTAATCGATGATATTAAGATCTATAATCGAGCATTTAATGACTCGGAAATAAAAACGAGCTTCACTAACTATCTATTACCTTATAAAGGAGAGATTCCACACCTACCTTATGAAGAAATTGCGATTGATCGAAGCATTTATGATCATGACCCATTCCGACCTAAGTTTCATTTAACACCACCGGGTCACTGGATGAATGAACCACATGCGCCACTTTATTTCAAAGGGAAATACCATCTGTTTTATCAGCATAATCCACAGGGCCCTTATTGGGGTAACATCCAGTGGGGACATTGGGTGAGTGATGATCTCGTGTATTGGCGCGATTTACCTATTGCCATTGAAACGGAAGCGGATGATTTAGCTCCGGACGGGATTTGGTCAGGAAACGCCGCTTATGATGAAGATGGATTACCCGTTTTGTACTTTACGGCAGGTCATTCATCAAAGAAGCCAAATCAGATGACAGGTCTTGCAAGAAGTACGTTTAGGGAAGATCAAGATATCGATTTAAAGAAATGGAGAAAGCATCCCGTTCCCGTAACGGTTCAGCCTAAAGGATTAGGCTTGCATCATGATGGGTTTCGAGATCCTTTTGTATGGAAAGAAGAAGACCTCTGGTACCAAATTGTTGGGACTGGTATAGAGGGGGTGTGTGGAGCAGCCATTATATTTACTTCTGATAACTTAGTAGATTGGGAATGTAAAGGCCTTCTATATGATGATAAGGATCAAGAGTTTCCTTTCCTAGGTGAAGTGTGGGAACTTCCGATTTTACTTCCCATTGGGAAAGGAAAGCATCTTTTTATCATTAGTCCTGTTGGAAAAGACGCGGATGTAGAAGTGTTTTATTGGATTGGGAGATGGGATAAACAACATTGTCGATTTGTACCAGATCAGAAGGAACCACAGCTCATTGATGTAGGGGATTTTCACTTTACAGGACCAAGTGCCATGATTGATCCAAAAACCGATCGATTGCTTTTGTTTACAATCGCCCAGGGAAGGCGTTCGATTAAAGATGAATATGAAGCAGGATGGGCACATAATGGAGGTCTTCCTGTTCAACTAAGGTTACGAGACGATGGAAGATTAGGCGTTAAGCCGATCGAAGAATTAATAAAGCTTCGTAAGAAAAAACTTGTTTCATTAGAGAATCAATCTGTTGAAGAGAGCAATGATATCTTAGCTAATGTGAAAGGAAATATGCTTGAAATCTGTGTTGAATTTCAAAATGCTGTTGCGATTGAATATGGCGTAAAGGTTTTAAAGTCTGATCGTGGGAATGTCGAAACGCTCCTATACTATAACCGTCAAGAAGAGACGTTGAATGTTAAAAAGAAAACAAATGATTCAAACCCGGTCCAATCTCAAGGTGGGGAACTTCTACTAAATGGAGAACAGTTAAAGCTTCATATTTATGTCGATTGTTCCATCGTAGAGTGCTATGCCAATGAATTAAAAAGTATAACGACGAGAGCATACCCTGAGATTGAAGCACTAGGTATAGAGGTGTGGGCGAATGATCACATAAAAGTGAAGTCGATGGAAGTTTGGGAGATGGGGCCTGGATTTTAA
- a CDS encoding DUF2243 domain-containing protein, which yields MVKKTKRSKQLVYSKNPNLWSGILFGIGVAAFLDEVIFHQLLRWHHFYDKSTTDIGLISDGLFHAFSWFATIGGLFLLADLKRRGAFFLKRWWGGVLVGAGGFQLYDGTIQHKWMQLHQIRYVDNILIYDLMWNASAICMILAGFLLLKVTSKEEVA from the coding sequence ATGGTGAAAAAAACGAAAAGATCAAAGCAACTAGTGTATAGTAAGAATCCTAATCTGTGGTCTGGCATTCTGTTTGGAATTGGTGTTGCTGCATTTCTAGATGAGGTGATTTTTCATCAATTGCTTCGTTGGCATCATTTCTATGATAAGTCTACTACGGATATTGGCCTAATCTCTGATGGCCTATTTCATGCATTTAGTTGGTTTGCCACTATTGGTGGACTGTTTCTCCTTGCTGATCTTAAAAGGAGGGGCGCATTCTTTCTGAAGAGATGGTGGGGCGGCGTACTAGTTGGAGCGGGTGGCTTTCAGTTGTATGATGGGACCATTCAACACAAATGGATGCAACTTCACCAAATTCGTTATGTGGACAATATTCTGATCTACGACCTTATGTGGAACGCTTCAGCTATTTGCATGATCCTAGCTGGTTTCTTACTATTGAAAGTTACTTCGAAAGAAGAGGTAGCGTAG
- a CDS encoding GntP family permease — protein sequence MVTGNTLILIFLLSLVALFVLILKFKLEPFLALIGVAFGTALVIGIPIVEIPGIITSGFGNTLAGVGILIGLGVIFGQFLASSGAVEKIAQSVLKVFGAKKSAAGLALTGTAVSIPVYFDAAFVILTGLIKSLSRKTGISIVTFVTALGVGLIVSHSMIAPTPGPLVVAENTGSDLGLFIIYGLVCAIPATLVGGYFYGMFIGKRVQSKPDDEAEQEVAVAREEPSKEISTGLAYAMLVLPIALILANTVSQLLVPGTTFASALAFVGDKNMALFISVIVAILVLTPYINAPKQSLYTEAINSAGVILLITGAGGAFGAVINQSGIGDHLIQTMQNWSIPALLLAFIFSQILRASLGSTTVALVTTSSILGPLALDLGVSPVLLGLAICAGGVGLSLPNDSGFWVVSRFGKLTVPETIKAWTIGGFIAGLSAFAMVYLLSLFSGILPGI from the coding sequence ATGGTAACTGGCAACACGCTTATATTAATCTTTCTACTTTCTCTCGTTGCTTTGTTTGTTCTTATTTTAAAATTTAAGCTTGAGCCTTTTCTAGCACTGATTGGTGTAGCATTCGGAACAGCGCTAGTCATTGGCATCCCTATTGTGGAGATTCCAGGCATTATCACGAGCGGTTTTGGTAATACTCTTGCTGGCGTTGGAATTCTAATTGGACTTGGTGTGATTTTTGGGCAGTTTCTAGCTTCTTCAGGGGCCGTAGAGAAAATTGCCCAATCTGTACTTAAAGTTTTTGGAGCAAAAAAATCAGCAGCTGGTCTGGCTCTTACCGGGACCGCTGTATCAATTCCAGTTTATTTTGATGCCGCATTTGTTATCCTAACGGGATTAATCAAAAGTTTATCAAGAAAAACGGGTATTTCAATTGTGACGTTTGTAACCGCGCTTGGTGTAGGGCTGATTGTGTCGCACAGCATGATTGCTCCTACGCCCGGGCCACTCGTTGTTGCTGAAAATACTGGTTCAGATTTAGGACTATTTATCATATATGGATTAGTTTGCGCGATCCCTGCAACATTAGTAGGCGGCTATTTCTACGGGATGTTTATTGGAAAGCGCGTTCAGTCGAAACCTGATGATGAGGCTGAACAAGAAGTCGCAGTAGCAAGAGAAGAACCTTCAAAGGAAATTAGTACAGGATTAGCTTACGCGATGCTAGTCCTACCAATCGCTCTCATTTTAGCGAATACTGTTTCACAGCTACTGGTTCCAGGAACAACTTTTGCTTCAGCACTTGCTTTTGTTGGAGATAAAAACATGGCGCTGTTCATAAGTGTAATCGTTGCCATTTTAGTATTAACACCTTATATCAATGCACCAAAACAATCTCTGTACACGGAAGCTATTAATTCCGCAGGTGTCATTCTCCTTATTACTGGTGCCGGTGGTGCTTTTGGAGCTGTCATCAATCAAAGTGGGATAGGAGACCATTTAATTCAAACGATGCAGAACTGGAGTATTCCTGCTCTATTGCTAGCCTTTATTTTCTCTCAAATCCTACGAGCTTCATTAGGTTCAACAACCGTGGCGCTTGTCACCACTTCAAGTATTCTAGGCCCACTGGCTCTTGACCTTGGCGTTTCACCTGTCTTATTAGGTCTTGCGATTTGTGCCGGAGGGGTTGGACTCTCTCTTCCTAACGATTCTGGATTCTGGGTCGTTAGTCGATTCGGTAAATTGACCGTACCTGAGACAATTAAAGCGTGGACAATTGGAGGTTTTATAGCAGGATTAAGTGCGTTTGCAATGGTATATCTTCTTAGTTTATTCTCCGGCATTTTACCGGGTATTTAA
- a CDS encoding carbohydrate ABC transporter permease, which yields MTQYVMNRSKLWSRKSKEDKIFDLINLLFLTTLSLVVLYPLYFIIIASISNPDSVYNGDVWFWPQGITFEGYERIFQDNRIWTGYKNTVLYTVVGTLVNVTLTLMAAYALSRKDLVGRNFFMILFVFTMFFSGGLIPTYLVVKNLGMVDTMWALIIPKAVAVWNLIVARTFFQSTIPDELLESAKMDGCSNTKFFLKIVLPLSKPIIAVMVLFYAVTHWNSFFDALIYLNNEDKYPLQLILRSILIQNEASASMVGDVESFAAQQRIADLIKYGVIIVAAIPLLVLYPFIQKYFVKGALIGSIKG from the coding sequence ATGACTCAATATGTGATGAATCGATCGAAATTATGGTCTAGGAAATCGAAAGAGGATAAGATATTTGATCTGATAAATCTCCTTTTTCTTACAACGCTATCACTCGTTGTGTTATATCCGCTGTATTTTATCATCATTGCTTCAATTAGTAACCCGGATAGCGTCTATAATGGTGACGTTTGGTTTTGGCCACAGGGGATTACGTTTGAAGGATATGAACGAATTTTCCAGGATAACCGGATTTGGACAGGTTACAAAAATACGGTGTTGTACACCGTCGTTGGAACATTAGTGAATGTTACGTTAACCCTTATGGCAGCTTATGCGCTCTCAAGAAAAGATTTAGTGGGTAGAAATTTCTTCATGATCCTCTTTGTCTTTACCATGTTTTTCTCAGGGGGATTAATCCCTACTTATTTAGTCGTTAAAAACCTTGGTATGGTAGATACGATGTGGGCCCTCATTATTCCAAAGGCGGTTGCGGTTTGGAACCTGATTGTGGCTAGAACATTCTTTCAATCAACGATTCCAGATGAGCTGTTAGAATCAGCAAAAATGGATGGGTGCTCAAATACAAAATTTTTCTTAAAGATCGTGTTGCCGCTATCGAAACCTATAATTGCTGTCATGGTATTGTTTTATGCCGTTACACACTGGAATTCATTCTTTGATGCTTTGATTTATTTAAATAATGAAGACAAATATCCGTTACAGCTAATTCTAAGATCAATCCTGATTCAAAATGAAGCTTCTGCCAGCATGGTTGGCGATGTTGAATCGTTTGCTGCTCAGCAAAGAATTGCTGATTTAATCAAATATGGTGTCATTATTGTTGCCGCGATCCCGCTGCTCGTACTCTATCCTTTCATCCAAAAGTACTTTGTGAAAGGAGCTTTAATTGGAAGTATAAAAGGATAG
- a CDS encoding ABC transporter permease, with the protein METKLRALPRRNVRSVPKVNSSWKKVLHNYELYLFLLPTLIYFIVFHYVPMYGVLIAFQDYMPTLGVSGSPWVGFEHFERFFNSFQFWTLLENTLELSVLQLLFGFPLPIMVALLLNQLRNQRYKKFVQTVIYAPHFISVVVLVGMVYVFFSPNGLINNFLMIFGAEPVHFMSQAGWFKPLYISSGLWQETGWAAIIYLAALAGVSPEVHEAAIMDGASKWQRILHVDIPAILPTAMILLVLSVGNLMNIGFEKAYLMQTPLNVSAGEIIPTYVYKVGLQGAQYSFAAAVGLFNAVINFILLWAVNRAAKKLSGSGLW; encoded by the coding sequence ATGGAGACGAAACTTAGAGCGTTACCTAGAAGAAATGTCCGTAGTGTCCCAAAGGTCAACAGCTCCTGGAAAAAGGTTTTACATAACTATGAATTGTACTTATTTCTACTACCTACGTTAATTTACTTTATTGTCTTCCACTATGTCCCTATGTATGGTGTCCTCATTGCGTTTCAAGATTATATGCCCACATTGGGGGTATCTGGAAGTCCCTGGGTTGGTTTTGAGCACTTTGAACGCTTCTTCAATTCCTTTCAGTTCTGGACTCTGTTAGAGAACACCCTCGAGCTCAGTGTGCTGCAATTATTATTTGGCTTTCCGTTACCGATCATGGTTGCTCTTCTTTTAAATCAGTTAAGAAATCAGCGTTACAAAAAATTCGTTCAAACTGTTATCTATGCTCCTCACTTTATTTCGGTCGTTGTTCTTGTAGGTATGGTGTATGTTTTCTTCTCACCGAACGGTTTAATAAACAATTTCCTCATGATTTTTGGTGCCGAACCTGTTCATTTTATGTCACAGGCAGGTTGGTTTAAACCACTCTACATTTCTTCAGGCTTGTGGCAGGAGACAGGGTGGGCAGCGATCATTTATCTTGCCGCATTAGCTGGTGTTAGTCCAGAAGTTCATGAAGCAGCGATTATGGATGGCGCTAGTAAGTGGCAGCGAATTCTTCATGTTGATATTCCAGCGATCTTACCTACGGCGATGATTTTATTAGTGCTCTCAGTAGGAAATCTCATGAACATTGGATTCGAGAAAGCGTATTTAATGCAAACGCCGTTAAATGTTTCAGCAGGTGAAATTATTCCAACTTATGTGTATAAAGTCGGTTTGCAGGGTGCTCAGTACAGTTTTGCTGCAGCGGTTGGGTTGTTTAATGCAGTCATTAACTTTATCTTGTTATGGGCAGTAAATCGAGCTGCTAAGAAATTATCTGGTTCAGGCTTATGGTAA
- a CDS encoding four-carbon acid sugar kinase family protein — MSNQLVIEKLPKLKSIDYESISDLWKKERSDFNHQIVVLDDDPTGVQTVHGVSVYTDWTEQTIKQGFEEDTSIFFILTNSRALSEQDTEVLHRTIAERVSHVARTLNKPYLIISRGDSTLRGHYPLETEVMKDRIEESDKLLDGEVIIPFFKEGGRLTIDNVHYVQNDSVLIPAGETEFAKDRTFGFKSSDLTEWVEEKTAGEFKKEDVLTISLEDIRELRIDRMVEQLSGVTDFGKVVVNAVEEEDIKVFTIALMKAMKNGKRFIFRTAATFTKIIGDISSKPLLTREQLIAENATTGGLIVVGSHVQKSTDQLNALKELSQVHAIEFDCHLVLEAEAFKSEVKRVRKEAEAKVAEGTTVVIYTRRERLDLGDGMKEEELKLSVEISNAVTSIVRDFSIAPKYVIAKGGITSSDVGTNGLQVKRATVLGQAAPGIPVWETDEESKFPHLPYIIFPGNVGAVTTLRDIVQNIETV, encoded by the coding sequence ATGTCTAACCAGCTAGTAATAGAAAAGCTTCCGAAATTAAAATCAATTGATTACGAATCCATTTCTGATCTTTGGAAGAAAGAGAGATCTGATTTTAACCATCAGATTGTTGTACTAGATGATGATCCTACTGGAGTACAAACTGTTCACGGAGTGTCCGTTTATACAGATTGGACAGAACAGACAATCAAACAGGGATTTGAAGAAGATACTAGTATATTTTTCATTCTAACGAACTCCCGAGCATTGTCAGAGCAAGACACAGAAGTTCTTCATCGAACGATTGCCGAACGTGTTAGCCACGTTGCGAGAACTCTAAATAAACCTTATCTCATTATTAGTAGAGGAGACTCGACTTTAAGAGGCCACTACCCACTTGAGACAGAAGTGATGAAAGACCGCATTGAGGAGAGCGATAAACTGCTAGACGGTGAAGTGATTATCCCGTTCTTTAAAGAAGGCGGCCGCTTGACAATCGATAATGTTCACTATGTTCAAAATGACAGTGTCCTCATACCGGCGGGTGAAACTGAATTTGCGAAGGATCGAACATTTGGGTTTAAATCAAGTGACTTAACAGAGTGGGTTGAAGAGAAAACGGCTGGAGAGTTTAAAAAGGAGGATGTCCTAACGATCTCTCTAGAAGATATTCGTGAACTTCGAATTGATAGAATGGTAGAGCAATTATCAGGTGTTACTGATTTTGGAAAAGTGGTCGTTAATGCCGTGGAAGAAGAAGATATTAAGGTCTTCACGATTGCCCTAATGAAGGCTATGAAAAATGGAAAGCGCTTTATCTTCAGAACGGCAGCCACATTCACAAAAATAATTGGTGATATTTCATCAAAGCCACTTCTTACAAGGGAACAATTAATTGCGGAAAACGCTACGACTGGAGGACTTATTGTTGTTGGTTCTCACGTACAGAAATCTACTGATCAACTTAATGCTTTAAAAGAACTCTCTCAAGTTCATGCCATTGAATTTGACTGTCACCTTGTTTTGGAAGCTGAAGCGTTTAAATCCGAAGTAAAGCGTGTTAGGAAAGAAGCTGAAGCAAAGGTTGCAGAAGGAACAACGGTTGTGATCTATACGAGACGAGAACGGTTAGACCTTGGTGATGGAATGAAGGAAGAGGAGCTTAAACTTTCAGTTGAGATATCAAATGCTGTAACGAGCATTGTAAGAGATTTCTCCATTGCACCTAAATACGTTATTGCGAAGGGCGGCATTACGTCTAGTGATGTCGGAACAAATGGTCTGCAAGTGAAGAGAGCCACAGTTCTAGGACAAGCGGCGCCCGGTATTCCTGTTTGGGAAACAGATGAAGAGAGCAAATTTCCTCACCTTCCTTACATTATTTTCCCTGGAAATGTTGGGGCGGTTACAACGCTGAGAGACATTGTTCAGAATATAGAGACGGTATAA
- a CDS encoding ABC transporter substrate-binding protein, with amino-acid sequence MGKRKIWAFPFICLMLCFILVLSACSSKDSSSDGKAESAEFNKEGLPIVDDQVTLEFVSPKAPLAPKYDEMEIFNTLEEETNVKIEWSNIPDDGYEEKKNLMLASGDLPDAFYSAKFTDLDIVKYGQNGTLIPLEDLIEEHAPNIQKLFEKRPELKSMVTAPDGHIYTLPRAEEAGLGAVPNFMSINKTWLDELGLEMPTTLEEYHDVLVAFKEKDPNGNGKQDEVPLSFMFNFWTGNFGDMFAAFNMPDNVDHRIVRDGEVIYTAVQPEYKEAIDYYHQWMEEGLIDKESFTQDVSQYFAKGKNEKYGSYIWWESEEVVGPELKDDYVLLPPLEGPSGDKVVGRSNYSDYSRGEFAITSANANPEITMRWVDQLYETKMSAQINWGPIGTIFEEKDGKLVLKEQPDDVVMGELRQKVAPNGPVAILKEDFEETVEMEPRAKQRLEDLNSIYAPYLEDENYPQIFFSPDELDEINRLEVDIKEFTNQKKAQWLMEGGVNEEWDSYNKQLEDMGLSRLMEIYQDGLDRFKKNQ; translated from the coding sequence ATGGGTAAACGAAAAATTTGGGCTTTTCCGTTCATATGTTTAATGCTCTGTTTCATTCTTGTATTAAGTGCTTGTTCTTCGAAAGATAGTAGTTCTGATGGGAAGGCAGAATCAGCTGAGTTTAATAAAGAAGGACTTCCAATTGTTGACGATCAAGTTACCCTGGAATTTGTATCACCAAAAGCACCACTTGCCCCAAAATACGATGAGATGGAAATTTTCAATACGTTAGAAGAAGAGACGAATGTGAAAATTGAATGGAGTAATATTCCGGATGACGGTTATGAAGAAAAGAAGAATTTGATGCTTGCAAGTGGTGACTTGCCTGATGCGTTTTATTCAGCTAAATTCACAGACCTTGACATTGTGAAGTATGGACAAAACGGCACGCTAATTCCTCTTGAAGATTTAATTGAAGAGCATGCACCTAACATTCAAAAATTGTTTGAAAAACGCCCTGAACTAAAGAGCATGGTAACCGCTCCTGATGGACATATTTATACGCTGCCTCGTGCAGAAGAAGCTGGACTTGGAGCTGTACCAAACTTTATGTCTATTAATAAAACATGGTTAGATGAGCTCGGCTTAGAAATGCCAACAACGCTTGAGGAGTATCATGATGTGCTTGTGGCCTTCAAAGAAAAAGATCCTAACGGAAATGGCAAGCAAGATGAAGTTCCGTTAAGTTTCATGTTCAACTTCTGGACTGGAAACTTCGGTGATATGTTTGCGGCATTTAATATGCCAGATAACGTGGATCATCGTATTGTAAGAGATGGAGAAGTGATCTATACAGCTGTTCAACCGGAATATAAAGAAGCCATTGACTATTATCATCAGTGGATGGAAGAAGGCTTGATTGATAAAGAATCCTTTACTCAAGATGTCTCTCAGTACTTCGCTAAAGGGAAAAATGAAAAATATGGCTCATATATTTGGTGGGAATCGGAAGAAGTAGTTGGACCAGAATTGAAAGATGATTATGTTCTCTTACCACCGCTTGAGGGCCCGAGTGGAGATAAAGTTGTTGGTCGCTCCAACTACTCAGACTACTCTCGTGGCGAGTTTGCCATCACGTCGGCAAATGCAAATCCAGAAATTACAATGCGTTGGGTTGATCAGTTATATGAAACAAAGATGTCAGCTCAAATTAACTGGGGACCAATTGGTACCATTTTTGAAGAAAAAGATGGGAAACTCGTTTTAAAAGAACAGCCTGACGATGTTGTAATGGGAGAATTAAGACAAAAGGTTGCACCAAATGGACCAGTAGCAATCTTGAAAGAAGACTTTGAAGAAACAGTTGAAATGGAACCCCGTGCAAAACAGCGTTTGGAAGATTTGAATTCCATCTATGCGCCTTATCTTGAAGATGAGAATTACCCGCAAATCTTCTTTAGTCCTGATGAACTAGATGAAATTAACCGTCTAGAAGTAGATATTAAAGAATTTACGAATCAGAAGAAAGCTCAGTGGCTAATGGAAGGCGGCGTAAACGAGGAGTGGGATAGCTACAATAAACAGCTTGAAGACATGGGTCTAAGTCGCTTAATGGAAATCTACCAAGATGGATTGGATCGCTTTAAAAAGAATCAGTAG